Proteins from a single region of Desulfurobacteriaceae bacterium:
- a CDS encoding MotA/TolQ/ExbB proton channel family protein, with protein sequence MIITMETAHQVVFYSLYALVFLATFLFVERLLYLSFSYPAEKKLFLKEIEEFDQSKLEARYHLFVSKLRRGMGFLSFTITVSPLLGLLGTVLGIMKSFLVMAERGTGNLLEVSKGIGFALEATALGIFVAVVALIYYHVVNGMINKAKTEIKALILENMKRWR encoded by the coding sequence TTGATTATCACAATGGAAACAGCCCATCAAGTTGTCTTTTACTCTCTTTATGCACTTGTGTTCTTAGCGACGTTTCTTTTCGTGGAAAGGTTACTTTACCTATCCTTTAGTTATCCTGCAGAAAAGAAACTTTTTCTAAAAGAAATAGAAGAATTCGATCAAAGTAAACTTGAGGCCCGTTACCACTTGTTTGTATCGAAACTAAGAAGAGGAATGGGATTCTTGTCTTTTACGATCACTGTCTCTCCTCTTTTAGGGTTACTCGGAACAGTTTTAGGGATAATGAAATCATTTTTGGTAATGGCTGAAAGAGGGACTGGAAACTTACTAGAAGTTAGTAAAGGTATAGGTTTTGCACTTGAAGCCACTGCTTTGGGGATTTTTGTTGCTGTGGTTGCTTTAATTTACTACCATGTTGTTAACGGCATGATAAATAAGGCAAAAACAGAAATTAAGGCTCTTATCCTGGAAAATATGAAAAGATGGAGATAA
- a CDS encoding biopolymer transporter ExbD, which produces MFKFKDENFGEKPQLIIIPMVDVMLFLLAFFVLITGSLIPGLAIKTNPPETTRKSKIEIKREVVTVTIKKDGTIYFGNRKVSLKELPQLFKKKKRENPGVSIAINADKDSKVQLLVSVMDAAQEAGITSIGLLAKEKNEGKR; this is translated from the coding sequence GTGTTTAAATTCAAGGATGAGAACTTTGGAGAGAAGCCGCAATTGATTATCATTCCGATGGTTGACGTAATGCTCTTTTTGCTTGCTTTCTTTGTACTCATAACAGGAAGCTTGATTCCCGGACTTGCAATCAAAACAAACCCACCAGAGACTACAAGAAAGTCAAAAATTGAAATCAAGAGAGAGGTAGTTACAGTTACCATAAAAAAAGATGGCACTATCTATTTTGGAAACAGGAAAGTCTCTCTTAAGGAACTTCCTCAACTGTTTAAAAAGAAAAAACGTGAAAACCCTGGTGTTTCAATTGCTATAAATGCGGATAAAGACTCAAAAGTTCAACTTTTAGTAAGTGTTATGGATGCAGCTCAAGAAGCAGGTATTACTTCAATAGGACTACTAGCGAAGGAGAAAAATGAAGGCAAGCGTTAG